Within the Pseudonocardia alni genome, the region GCCGGGTCCCCGGAGTCGACGTGACCCGGCACCAGGCGGGGGTCGTCGGCCGGGGTGGGCAGCAGGTCGCCGGGCTTGAGGTCACCGGGGCGCACGCGCTGGTCCCACGGCACCCAGTCGGGCGCGACGAGCGCGGTCGAGCCGGGCAGCAGCACCGACTCCGAGACCGTCACCGGCCCGTCACCGGCCGCGGCGGCGACGGTGACCGCCCACCGCCAGCCGCGGTAGCCGGGCAGGTGTGCGGCGAAGGAATGGGTGACCGAGCCGTCGTCCTCGACGGTCGTGCCCAGGTGCGCGCCGACGGCGGCCACGGCCGCCTCGTCACCCAGCTCGTCGGCCGCCTCCTCGACGGCCGCGGCCCGCGCCTCGTCCACCGCGTCGAACAGGTGCGACGGCGCGGGTGTCACCCGGGGCTGCGGCGTCTCCGCCCGCTCGTCACCGGAGTCCCCGACCTCGACACCCACCTCACCAGTGCTCACCTCACCAGTGTGCCACCCGTGCCCGGGCATCCTGGGCGGGTGCCCGCCCGAGCGCTGCTCCGCCGCCCCTCCGTGACGGGGCTGCTCCCCCTCCTGCTGGCCCTGGCGGCCTGCGGGGCCGCAGCCCCGGCGACGGGGCTGCCCGACCCGGGCCCCGTTCCGGTGGTCCGTCCGCAGATCCTCGCCGAGATCCCGCACGACCCGCAGGCGTTCACCCAGGGCCTGGAGCTGCGCGACGGGACCCTCTACGAGGGCACCGGCCGGGTGGGGCGCTCGCAGCTGCGCGCGCTGGACCCGGCGACGGGCGCGGTGCGGGCGGCGAGCCCGCTGCCGCCGGCGTACTTCGGGGAGGGCATCACCGTCGTCGGGGACCGGATCTGGCAGCTGACCTGGCAGGACGGGGTGGCGGTCGAGTGGGACCGGGCGACGCTGCGGCCGCTGCGCGAGGTGCCCGTCGACGGCGAGGGCTGGGGGCTGTGCCTGCTGGGCGACCGCGTGGTGCGCTCGGACGGCACCGACCGGCTGTTCTTCCACGACCCGGCCGACCTGGCGGGGACCGGCTCGGTGGCCGTCACCCTGGACGGCGCCCCGGTGACCCGGCTCAACGAGCTGGAGTGCGTCGGTGACCGGGTGTGGGCCAACGTCTGGCAGACCGACGACCTGGTGCGGATCGACCCGTCGACCGGGGTGGTCGACGCCGTCGTCGACGCGACCGGGCTGCTGCCGGCCGGGCAGCGGGCCGGGGCCGACGTGCTCAACGGCATCGCCCACGTCGACGGCGACGAGTACCTGCTCACCGGAAAGCTGTGGCCGGCGACGTTCCGGGTGCGGGTCCCGCTGCCCCCGGCCTGACCGGCGCTGCGCCGGGCGGGTGACACCACCCGGCGGGATCGCCGGAACCGTCGGTGCCCGCCTGCACAATGACCGCGTGGCACCGAACCCGTTCCGCAGCCGCCGCCGGGCGGCCGGGTCGAGACGTGGCCCGGCCCCGCGCACCACCCCGACCACCACCCCGACCACCGCCCCGATCACCACCCCGATCGCCTCGGACCCGGCGCTGCGCCGTGCGTGCTCCGCCGGTGCCGCCACCGACGAGCTGCCCCGCCCCGGCCCGGCCACGGTCCCCCGCAGGCTGACGGTCACCCGGGTCGCCGTGCACCGCACCCGCGAGCTGGGCGGGCGCGCGGTCGCGCTGTTCCGGCGCGCCGCGACCGCCGACGGCGCCGACCGGTCCGGGCTGACGGCGCTGACCTACGCCACGATGCTGACCTACGCGCTCGACGCGGCGGTCGCCGTCGCGCTGGCGAACACCTTGTTCTTCGCGGCGGCGACGGCGGAGTCCACCGCGAACGTGGCGCTCTACCTGGCGATCACCGTCGCGCCGTTCGCGCTGGTGGCGCCGGTGATCGGTCCCGCGCTGGACCGGTTGCAGCGGGGCAGGCGGATCGCGATGGCGGTGTCCTGCGCCGGCCGCGCGGTGCTCGCCGTGGTGCTCGTGTTCCACCTCGACGACTGGCTGCTCTACCCGGCCGCGCTGGGGATCATGGTGCTGTCCAAGTCGTTCCTGGTGCTCAAGGCGGCCGTGACCCCGCGGGTGCTGCCGTCGACGATCACCCTGGCGACGACGAACTCCCGGCTCACGACGTTCGGGATGGCCGCGGGCGGGGTCGCCGGGGCCGTCGCGGGTGCCGCGGCGCTGGCCGTCGGCGGCGCCGGGCCGCTGTGGTGGACGGCGGTGCTCGGCGTCGCCGGTGCCGTGCTCTGCCTGCGGATCCCCCGCCGGGTCGAGTCCACCGCGGGCGAGGTGACCGCGGCGGTGCCCGCCGCCCGGCCGGGCAAGCGCCGGTCCCGCGCCCCCGCGACGCGGGCGGTGCTCGTCGCGCTGTGGGGCACGAGCACGGTGCGGGTGCTGACCGGGTTCCTCACGCTGTTCGTCGCGTTCGTGGTGAAGGCCGGGGCCGAGCAGTCCCCCGACGGCGATCCCGCGGGCCAGCTGCTGGTGATCGGGATGGTCGGCGCGGCCGCCGGCGTCGGGCTGTTCGCCGGCAACGCGGTGGGGGCACGCAGCCGCTTCTCCCGGGTCGAGCCGGTGGTGCTCGCGGCGGCCGCGGCGGCCGTGCTCGCCGCGGCGGCGGTGGCGCTGCTGCCGGGCGTCCCGACGGCGGTGGTCGCGGCCCTGGTCGCGTCGACGGCGAGCGCGCTGGCGAAGGTCTGCCTCGACGCGGTGGTGCAGCGCGACCTGCCCGAGGACGCGCGGGCGTCGGCGTTCGGGCGGTCGGAGACGGTCCTGCAGCTGGCCTGGGTGCTGGGCGGCGCGATCGGGGTGCTCGCCCCGCACGACACCTTCCGGACCGGGTTCGTGATCGTGACCGGGGTGGTGGCGGTGTTCGCGCTGCAGGCCGCGCTGGTGCGCCGCGGCACCTCGCTGGTGCCCGGCCTGGGGCCGCGCCCGGCCGTCGCCCGCTGAGGGCCCACCCGCGCGCCGGGCCCGGATCCGTACGCTGGTCGGCGTGATCACCCGCCCCCGACCGCGCCCCCGCCGGTCCGCCGGCGTGCTGGCCGGGACCCTGGCCGCGGCCGCCCTCGTCCTCGCCGGGTGCGGCGGCGAGGCCCCGACGGTGACGTTCGACGTCGGCGGCACCTCGCTGACCGCCGCGCCCACCCAGTTCTGCGACACCAGCCTGCAGAACTGCCAGGACGCCCCGAACGCCCGGGTGACCGCACAGGTCCCGCCCGGGACGGAGGTCCGCATCACGGTGCCCGAGGAGGTCTCCTCCGCGCCCTGGCAGGTCGCCTACGCGTTCACCCGCGGCACCGACCCGACCCCGGTCCAGCAGCGCAGCGCGATCGCCGCGCCGGACACCCGCACCGACTTCACGCTCTCCCTGCCCGAGCCGGGCGACCGGCTCGTGACCGCG harbors:
- a CDS encoding DUF3027 domain-containing protein gives rise to the protein MSTGEVGVEVGDSGDERAETPQPRVTPAPSHLFDAVDEARAAAVEEAADELGDEAAVAAVGAHLGTTVEDDGSVTHSFAAHLPGYRGWRWAVTVAAAAGDGPVTVSESVLLPGSTALVAPDWVPWDQRVRPGDLKPGDLLPTPADDPRLVPGHVDSGDPAVDALAREVGLGRERVLSFEGRVAAAERWQDGERGPAADLARSAPASCGTCGFLVPLAGSLQGVFGVCANGSSPADAQVVAVGFGCGAHSSVAEPSGSPVHVSALVYDDGVDLEPVGS
- a CDS encoding glutaminyl-peptide cyclotransferase — encoded protein: MPARALLRRPSVTGLLPLLLALAACGAAAPATGLPDPGPVPVVRPQILAEIPHDPQAFTQGLELRDGTLYEGTGRVGRSQLRALDPATGAVRAASPLPPAYFGEGITVVGDRIWQLTWQDGVAVEWDRATLRPLREVPVDGEGWGLCLLGDRVVRSDGTDRLFFHDPADLAGTGSVAVTLDGAPVTRLNELECVGDRVWANVWQTDDLVRIDPSTGVVDAVVDATGLLPAGQRAGADVLNGIAHVDGDEYLLTGKLWPATFRVRVPLPPA
- a CDS encoding MFS transporter yields the protein MAPNPFRSRRRAAGSRRGPAPRTTPTTTPTTAPITTPIASDPALRRACSAGAATDELPRPGPATVPRRLTVTRVAVHRTRELGGRAVALFRRAATADGADRSGLTALTYATMLTYALDAAVAVALANTLFFAAATAESTANVALYLAITVAPFALVAPVIGPALDRLQRGRRIAMAVSCAGRAVLAVVLVFHLDDWLLYPAALGIMVLSKSFLVLKAAVTPRVLPSTITLATTNSRLTTFGMAAGGVAGAVAGAAALAVGGAGPLWWTAVLGVAGAVLCLRIPRRVESTAGEVTAAVPAARPGKRRSRAPATRAVLVALWGTSTVRVLTGFLTLFVAFVVKAGAEQSPDGDPAGQLLVIGMVGAAAGVGLFAGNAVGARSRFSRVEPVVLAAAAAAVLAAAAVALLPGVPTAVVAALVASTASALAKVCLDAVVQRDLPEDARASAFGRSETVLQLAWVLGGAIGVLAPHDTFRTGFVIVTGVVAVFALQAALVRRGTSLVPGLGPRPAVAR
- a CDS encoding DUF2771 family protein; amino-acid sequence: MITRPRPRPRRSAGVLAGTLAAAALVLAGCGGEAPTVTFDVGGTSLTAAPTQFCDTSLQNCQDAPNARVTAQVPPGTEVRITVPEEVSSAPWQVAYAFTRGTDPTPVQQRSAIAAPDTRTDFTLSLPEPGDRLVTAQVQVFGAPPSIDPASTDIQFPVRATWVLVGEQG